A window of the Phycisphaeraceae bacterium genome harbors these coding sequences:
- a CDS encoding pentapeptide repeat-containing protein: MPASPTSPFNTATLIAAALAAVAAPLTNLTHAQIYRWDNSQLIPGTETLTPGPQINLNDLDLFRANLQSRDLASSTLIASDLTEATFLQASLDSANLSSANLTSANLHRASLAGVNLTNAVIAGANLQSASSRGLTALQVYSTSSYIQRSLPRTSFRSNDLTNWDLSSINLNASTFTLSNLTSTNLSSSDLTDASLVSATLINTDLTDSIINGAFFTARAQGFTSEHLYSTASYKQGNLRRIGFSSYSNLVGWDLNLLDLSSAYISTSYLQSANLSSSILIATNLRDSNLTSADLSSANLTQANLAGTVLEHAQFTSANLTSAQLGFSTLTSADLTDANIHTARFSGTTARGLTAEQFYATASYQQRNLGAIELSSNDLSTWNLSSQNLVSADFYQANMTSTDLSSADLTSASLIGELDQADLTDATIRGASFTTTVGGQRGGGGTLIGTVTANQIYSTASYKQHDLQAVSLPFSDLSGWNFASQSLTSASLVSTNLTSANFLSATLSHSDLTGSNISEQQIYDTDSYKNRSLQGIGLGLFQMVGWDLSRQDLSSAFLWRSNLDSASLVKSTLISANLSSTSLVSTDFSAADLRHTTIEFAAARNTKHLFRNTILPDGVINGLSLLPADTLTVRNDSLPVTVLDAFTIDPAATLELRLNHDPWTSTLHTDLTPQLAGELRLTLDPELNPASLLNQTLPLFDWSTPLDPTNTFDTIIIDTANLVFTLDTSALYTTGHLTILPAIEGDATGDGAVDLLDFAILTTHFGGPASGYHQADINNDNLVDLIDLSILATNFGQSAPAAAPTPEPATLLPLSLAALIRPREVHDSKRASIDRK, encoded by the coding sequence ATGCCAGCCTCACCCACCTCCCCCTTCAACACCGCCACCCTCATCGCCGCCGCCCTTGCCGCCGTGGCCGCACCCCTCACAAACCTCACCCACGCCCAGATCTACCGCTGGGACAACAGCCAACTCATTCCCGGCACCGAAACCCTCACCCCCGGACCACAGATCAACCTCAACGACCTCGATCTGTTCAGAGCCAACCTCCAATCAAGAGATCTCGCATCCTCAACCCTGATCGCCTCCGACCTCACGGAGGCGACGTTCCTCCAAGCCAGTCTCGACTCCGCGAACCTCTCCAGCGCAAACCTGACCTCCGCAAATCTGCATCGTGCATCCCTCGCCGGGGTCAATCTGACAAACGCAGTGATAGCCGGCGCCAATCTGCAATCTGCCTCCAGCCGGGGGCTCACAGCACTGCAAGTCTATTCGACCTCCAGCTACATCCAACGGTCCCTGCCCCGCACCAGCTTCAGGAGCAACGACCTCACGAACTGGGACCTTTCGTCGATCAATCTCAACGCGTCCACGTTTACATTGTCAAACCTGACCTCGACGAATCTCAGCTCCTCTGATCTGACCGACGCCTCCCTGGTCTCTGCAACACTCATCAACACCGACCTCACCGATTCAATCATCAATGGAGCTTTTTTTACGGCTAGAGCACAAGGATTTACCTCAGAACACCTGTACAGCACCGCTAGCTACAAACAAGGAAACCTGCGTAGAATCGGTTTCAGTAGCTACAGCAACTTAGTTGGCTGGGATTTGAATCTCCTTGACCTCTCTTCCGCTTATATCTCAACGTCTTATCTCCAATCTGCAAACCTTTCTTCTTCCATACTCATTGCCACGAACCTCAGAGACAGCAACCTCACCTCCGCTGACCTCAGTTCGGCCAACCTCACACAAGCCAACCTCGCCGGAACCGTCCTAGAGCATGCTCAATTCACCTCAGCCAATCTCACGTCAGCCCAACTAGGATTCAGCACCCTCACATCAGCCGATCTCACCGACGCCAACATCCACACCGCCAGATTCTCAGGCACCACCGCCAGAGGCCTGACAGCTGAACAGTTCTACGCCACAGCGAGTTACCAACAACGAAACCTCGGCGCGATCGAACTCAGCAGCAACGACCTCTCTACGTGGAATCTGTCGAGTCAGAACCTCGTCTCCGCCGACTTCTACCAGGCAAACATGACATCCACAGACCTCTCATCGGCCGACCTGACCTCGGCCAGCCTCATCGGGGAACTCGATCAAGCCGATCTGACCGATGCCACGATTCGTGGCGCAAGCTTTACAACGACAGTCGGCGGCCAGCGAGGCGGAGGCGGCACGCTCATCGGAACCGTCACAGCCAACCAGATCTACAGCACAGCCAGCTACAAACAGCACGACCTCCAGGCCGTCAGCCTGCCCTTCAGCGACCTCTCCGGCTGGAACTTCGCCAGCCAGAGCCTCACCTCCGCGAGCCTCGTTTCGACCAACCTCACCTCCGCCAACTTCCTGAGCGCAACGCTCTCCCACAGCGATTTAACCGGATCCAACATCAGCGAGCAGCAGATCTATGACACAGACAGCTACAAGAATCGGTCTCTACAAGGAATCGGGCTAGGATTATTCCAGATGGTTGGTTGGGATCTATCAAGACAAGATCTCAGCTCAGCCTTCCTGTGGAGGAGCAATCTCGACTCTGCATCCTTGGTCAAATCAACGCTCATATCGGCGAACCTCTCAAGCACGAGCCTGGTATCCACCGACTTTTCGGCAGCTGACCTGCGGCACACGACGATTGAGTTTGCGGCAGCACGAAACACCAAGCACCTTTTCCGCAACACCATCCTCCCCGATGGCGTCATCAACGGCCTGAGCCTTCTCCCTGCCGACACCCTCACCGTCCGCAACGACAGCCTCCCCGTCACCGTCCTCGACGCCTTCACCATCGACCCCGCCGCTACCCTCGAACTCCGCCTCAACCACGACCCCTGGACCTCCACGCTCCACACCGACCTCACCCCCCAACTCGCCGGCGAACTCCGCCTCACCCTCGACCCCGAACTGAATCCCGCCAGCCTCCTCAACCAGACTCTGCCTCTCTTCGACTGGTCTACACCCCTCGACCCGACCAACACCTTTGACACTATTATCATCGATACCGCCAACCTCGTCTTCACCCTCGACACCTCCGCCCTCTATACCACCGGCCACCTCACCATCCTCCCTGCCATCGAAGGCGACGCCACCGGCGACGGCGCCGTCGACCTGCTCGACTTCGCCATCCTCACCACCCACTTCGGCGGACCCGCCTCCGGCTACCACCAGGCCGACATCAACAACGACAACCTCGTCGACCTTATCGACCTCTCCATCCTCGCCACCAACTTCGGCCAGTCCGCACCCGCCGCCGCACCCACCCCCGAACCCGCCACCCTTCTGCCACTCTCCCTCGCCGCCCTCATCCGACCCCGTGAAGTTCACGACAGCAAGCGAGCCAGTATCGATCGTAAATAA
- a CDS encoding exo-alpha-sialidase, whose protein sequence is MSLLTLFIGSQIALGGPLEQTVVYERGQFGYNTFRIPAIVQATDGSLLAFAEGRKNSHLDNGDIDLVLRRSHDGGQTWGPLQIVYSFGNQEAGNPAPVVDQTTGNIILPLVLDRQNPAVTISSDHGATWSPIVDITATAKLPTWNGYAFGPVHGIQLERGDHAGRLIIPGNHTLLNQNLNPAGREAHLIYSDDGGSAWQVGGILTNTNGGINPNESTVVELIDGTVHLNTRNQGGAFKRRLIGTSLDAGESFISPAEVEDQLIDPTVQASLLRYSAVDRGGPENRILFSNPASESTRKKMTIKSSLDETASWDDGKLLHRGPSGYSDLVRTPTGGGLLYEKGDGVYFEQISYAAFDDAWLRDPTLLQTDFDLMDARDVRGNGLVGSIEGNPQFVTGRTGTGDPGLAMRFDGQDDLVRYADPGDHLFDFDATDSFTIEVVFRTDQHSSGGSAFSGPLISKDVGPSQPSYWLRVQDGRLRFFAEDGNSSFDLSSPEGLDDNRWHHAAVTVDQANDLASLYLDGQLVDSGTNTIGSLANANDLLIGSFNTGSPGSRRFIGDMDTLRISGRSLAPDEFLTLGLEGDFNSDGVLNLDDLEAFYAGTNDLRFDLDGDALVNKTDLYFWIESLFGTSVGDANLDGEVDLIDLSLLASHFGASPAQWSQGDFDLSYGVNLIDLSILATDFGSGPPAVPAPATHIILCVALVALVRQPHPTPISITRF, encoded by the coding sequence GTGAGTCTCTTGACCCTGTTCATCGGATCACAGATCGCCCTAGGCGGCCCGCTTGAGCAGACCGTGGTCTATGAACGCGGTCAGTTTGGCTACAACACCTTCAGGATCCCTGCCATCGTCCAGGCGACCGACGGTAGCCTTCTGGCCTTCGCCGAAGGACGAAAGAACAGCCACCTGGACAATGGAGACATCGATCTGGTGCTACGTCGCAGCCACGATGGCGGACAGACATGGGGACCACTCCAAATCGTCTATAGCTTCGGCAACCAGGAAGCAGGGAATCCGGCACCGGTTGTCGATCAAACCACGGGTAACATCATCCTCCCCCTCGTGCTCGATAGGCAGAACCCCGCGGTGACCATCAGCAGCGACCACGGAGCGACATGGTCACCGATCGTCGATATCACCGCTACGGCCAAGCTTCCGACGTGGAACGGTTACGCCTTCGGGCCCGTCCATGGCATCCAGTTGGAACGCGGAGACCACGCTGGCCGCTTGATCATTCCGGGGAACCACACTCTGCTGAATCAAAACCTTAATCCGGCAGGAAGAGAGGCTCACCTTATTTACAGCGACGATGGCGGGAGCGCGTGGCAAGTCGGCGGCATCCTCACCAACACCAACGGCGGGATCAACCCGAATGAATCAACGGTGGTCGAGCTCATTGATGGCACGGTTCATCTCAATACCCGCAACCAGGGTGGTGCCTTCAAGCGTCGTCTGATAGGGACAAGCCTTGATGCTGGCGAGTCCTTCATCAGCCCCGCCGAGGTCGAAGATCAGCTCATCGATCCGACTGTACAGGCCTCTTTGCTGCGTTACTCGGCGGTTGATCGTGGAGGTCCTGAGAACCGTATCCTTTTCTCCAATCCGGCGAGCGAAAGCACACGAAAGAAGATGACCATCAAGAGCAGTCTTGATGAGACCGCTTCCTGGGACGACGGCAAACTACTTCATCGAGGACCCTCAGGCTACAGCGACCTGGTACGTACCCCAACTGGCGGGGGCCTGCTCTATGAGAAAGGCGATGGGGTTTACTTTGAACAGATCAGCTACGCGGCGTTTGATGATGCCTGGCTTCGCGACCCCACCCTACTGCAGACCGACTTTGACCTGATGGATGCGAGAGATGTGCGCGGGAACGGACTCGTAGGTAGCATCGAGGGGAATCCTCAGTTCGTGACCGGCCGCACCGGCACCGGAGACCCGGGCTTGGCCATGCGTTTTGACGGGCAGGATGATCTGGTGCGCTACGCCGATCCAGGCGACCACCTCTTTGATTTTGATGCCACCGACAGTTTCACGATTGAGGTCGTCTTTCGAACAGATCAGCACAGCTCTGGTGGATCAGCTTTCTCCGGCCCCCTCATCAGCAAGGACGTCGGCCCCTCTCAACCCTCATATTGGCTCCGAGTTCAGGATGGCAGGCTTCGCTTCTTTGCAGAGGATGGCAACAGTTCCTTCGATCTCAGCAGCCCCGAGGGTCTCGATGACAATCGTTGGCACCACGCCGCTGTTACGGTCGATCAAGCCAATGACCTCGCCAGTCTCTATCTCGACGGCCAACTGGTCGATAGCGGAACAAACACGATCGGCTCCCTTGCGAATGCCAATGACCTGCTGATTGGATCGTTCAATACCGGGTCGCCGGGGTCAAGGCGATTCATCGGCGACATGGACACCCTGAGAATCTCTGGCCGATCACTCGCGCCCGATGAGTTCTTGACACTCGGCCTGGAAGGCGACTTCAACAGTGACGGGGTCCTGAATCTGGATGATCTCGAAGCTTTTTACGCTGGCACAAACGATCTTCGATTCGATCTGGATGGCGACGCCCTCGTTAACAAGACTGACCTCTATTTCTGGATCGAGTCTCTCTTCGGGACATCCGTGGGAGATGCCAACCTGGACGGCGAGGTTGACCTGATCGATCTATCACTGCTGGCCAGCCATTTCGGTGCTTCACCAGCCCAGTGGTCACAGGGTGATTTTGATCTGAGCTATGGCGTCAACCTGATTGATCTCTCGATCCTCGCCACAGACTTCGGCAGCGGCCCTCCAGCCGTGCCCGCGCCGGCGACTCACATCATCTTGTGCGTTGCACTCGTCGCGCTTGTTCGCCAGCCACACCCAACCCCCATATCGATCACGAGATTCTGA